The stretch of DNA TAGCTATTATTCCCATAGGAATTTTTGGGTTTATGTTAAATCGTATAATTTATATTTTCTTAGAAAGTCCTATCATAGTATCTATATCACTTTTATTGGGTGGGGTAATTATTATTAAGTCAGAGAATTTATATAAAAAAAATTACTTTTATAAGAGAAATTATATTACTTATTTTAATGCTTTTGTTATCGGATTATGTCAGTGTTTTTCTTTAATACCAGGATTTTCTAGAAGTGCTACTACCATTATAGCTGGTTTATTGCAAAATATAAATAGAAAAGAAACTGTTGAATTTTCTTTTTTTTTATCTATTCCTGTTATTGGAATGGCTACATGCAAAAAATTACATGATTATTTTTTTCAATTAAATTATATTGATTTTCGCATTTTTTTTCATGATATGAAATTATTATTAGTGGGAAATATAATATCTTTTATTACGGGAGTAATATCCATAAAATTTTTTATAAAGTATTTACAAAAATACAATTTTAAATTATTTGGATACTATAGAATTATTCTTGGAGTTTTCTTTATATTAATACATTATTTTGTAAAACCACTTAGAAAATTTTGATTAAAGATTTATCTGAATTTAAAAATGGAAAAACATTATTGGTGTATAAACCTTGGGGGTTTACTTCTTTTGAAATTGTGAAAAAAATAAAAAATGCCATTTTAGAAAAATATTCAAATTCAAATAATCGTAAAGAAAATTTAAAAATAGGACATGCAGGGACTTTAGATCCTCTTGCTGATGGATTATTAATTGTTCTTACGGGAAAAAGTACTAAAAACGTAAAACATATTCATAATTATAAAAAAGTTTATACAGGGATTATAAAATTAGGTTGTGAAACGAAATCTTTCGATTCAGAAACAGAAGAATATAATTATTCTTCTACCTTCCATATTACTCCAAAACTTGTTATAAAAACATCAAAAAAATTTATAGGAGAAATAAATCAATATCCTCCTTATTTTTCTGCATTAAAAGTAAATGGAAAAAAACTATATGAATATGCTAGAAAAAAAAAAGAATTTTCGTATCTTCTAAAACCTAGATTGGTTAAAGTATATCAGTTTCATATTCTAAAAATATGCATTCCATACATAAGA from Blattabacterium cuenoti encodes:
- a CDS encoding undecaprenyl-diphosphate phosphatase, with the protein product MNYIQSIILGFVEGLTEFFPISSTGHMILIASIMGILEKKITNLFLISVQLGAIFSVFFMYRKKLFYQKYDFYLKIFLAIIPIGIFGFMLNRIIYIFLESPIIVSISLLLGGVIIIKSENLYKKNYFYKRNYITYFNAFVIGLCQCFSLIPGFSRSATTIIAGLLQNINRKETVEFSFFLSIPVIGMATCKKLHDYFFQLNYIDFRIFFHDMKLLLVGNIISFITGVISIKFFIKYLQKYNFKLFGYYRIILGVFFILIHYFVKPLRKF
- the truB gene encoding tRNA pseudouridine(55) synthase TruB, giving the protein MIKDLSEFKNGKTLLVYKPWGFTSFEIVKKIKNAILEKYSNSNNRKENLKIGHAGTLDPLADGLLIVLTGKSTKNVKHIHNYKKVYTGIIKLGCETKSFDSETEEYNYSSTFHITPKLVIKTSKKFIGEINQYPPYFSALKVNGKKLYEYARKKKEFSYLLKPRLVKVYQFHILKICIPYIRFFIECGKGTYIRSIAKDFGKEIGIGSYLLSLRRERIGNYTIKSSKYKLLNLSKEFVCYLLNFIFFIPYIKFFIRFFIC